The following are from one region of the Petrotoga mobilis SJ95 genome:
- a CDS encoding ABC transporter substrate-binding protein translates to MLENLDIYNIPSGSWSLLLNPIPNEPPYTVNVDGVEYFNPLAIQEVRFALNFLINRQYLVDEILQGAGGVMYTMATPGQPGTQPYIDITANMGFTPEGNQELALEMIENAMNEAANLPENKGRLVKDGQWWTFDGQPVTLKFLIRVDDPTGRLPAGRYIADQIEKAGIMVERLEIDRYAAVDIAYYSNPADLQWHMYTEGWGAGATRKYWHHIVAQMYAPWYANMPGGQEPTFWNYEQDEIDELTQKVYSGNFATEEEYWDMILRATELGIRDSVRIYLTYQEDFYVANKDRFNRRMVYGLGDGLNQWSILTADTVDRVLRVTQFSAQGSLFMGAWDPIGTDGFNDMYSINVASNMYDYGMFESPASADLTPAKVVPRMDTLDTKFEIDENGEMVGLIPVPEDALRVDPDSKKWVPVGPGVTSISVATYDIIYGVWNHGISESLVDYLYAPAYVWDLSVDSGQGDSRYDATYSASAMPGLEVEVARKVNEDGSITVWFDYNFPVDDMYLASWGAPGWSVSMSGQPIGVSWEIVEALTRLVEHGGVSGREYTFSSTAAGGNVYEVDVLEPVTVSDIKAELQKMIDERYVPVYIEDMTTPYEAVERYQTALDFVNEYNHAYIGNGPFKMTQYDPTARFVELTAVRDERYPFERGYWNEYFETVRLNVDSIELAFAAIRGLDLPVTIYVSEVLYPYDTYSPAPQGDVEVSLITPEGPKTFKAEVETAGTFVATIPGDVLNTLEPGTYAVVVTARSEGAIPSTYSTTIVVY, encoded by the coding sequence GTGCTTGAAAACTTAGATATTTACAACATTCCATCGGGTTCTTGGTCTTTATTGCTCAATCCTATACCAAACGAACCTCCGTATACGGTGAATGTCGATGGTGTTGAGTATTTTAACCCGTTGGCGATTCAAGAAGTAAGGTTTGCTTTGAACTTCCTAATTAATCGACAGTATTTAGTCGACGAGATTCTTCAAGGTGCAGGTGGAGTAATGTATACGATGGCAACCCCCGGACAACCTGGGACCCAACCTTACATTGATATAACTGCAAATATGGGTTTTACTCCAGAAGGTAACCAAGAGCTAGCCCTTGAAATGATAGAAAACGCTATGAATGAGGCTGCCAATTTGCCTGAAAATAAGGGAAGGTTGGTAAAAGACGGTCAATGGTGGACTTTTGATGGACAACCAGTCACGTTAAAGTTCTTAATTCGTGTAGATGATCCTACAGGAAGGTTGCCCGCAGGTAGATACATAGCCGATCAAATTGAAAAAGCTGGTATAATGGTTGAAAGATTAGAAATAGATAGATATGCAGCAGTGGATATCGCTTATTACTCAAACCCTGCAGACTTACAATGGCATATGTACACAGAAGGCTGGGGTGCAGGTGCTACCAGAAAGTACTGGCACCATATTGTTGCTCAAATGTATGCACCTTGGTATGCTAATATGCCAGGAGGTCAAGAGCCAACATTTTGGAATTATGAACAAGATGAGATCGATGAACTAACTCAAAAGGTTTATTCAGGGAATTTTGCAACAGAAGAAGAGTATTGGGATATGATTCTGAGGGCAACTGAACTGGGTATAAGAGATTCCGTTAGAATATATCTGACTTATCAAGAAGACTTCTATGTTGCTAACAAAGATAGATTCAACAGGCGAATGGTATATGGGCTTGGAGATGGACTCAATCAGTGGTCCATTTTAACAGCTGATACGGTAGATCGAGTTTTGAGGGTCACTCAATTCTCTGCCCAAGGATCTTTGTTCATGGGTGCCTGGGATCCAATAGGAACAGATGGATTCAACGATATGTATTCCATAAACGTTGCATCGAACATGTACGACTACGGGATGTTTGAAAGTCCAGCTTCAGCTGATCTTACTCCTGCAAAAGTTGTTCCAAGGATGGATACGTTGGATACCAAATTTGAAATTGATGAAAACGGTGAGATGGTTGGTTTAATACCGGTCCCAGAAGATGCTCTTAGAGTTGATCCAGACAGTAAAAAATGGGTACCTGTAGGACCAGGTGTTACATCTATCAGTGTTGCTACTTACGATATAATATACGGTGTTTGGAACCATGGGATCTCTGAAAGCTTGGTGGATTATTTGTATGCTCCTGCATATGTATGGGACCTTTCGGTTGATTCTGGACAAGGCGATTCAAGGTACGATGCAACTTATTCAGCTTCAGCAATGCCTGGATTGGAAGTTGAGGTTGCAAGAAAAGTAAATGAAGACGGTTCAATAACGGTATGGTTTGATTACAACTTCCCAGTTGATGATATGTACTTAGCTTCTTGGGGAGCCCCTGGCTGGTCAGTTTCAATGTCTGGGCAACCAATAGGCGTTTCATGGGAAATTGTTGAAGCTTTGACAAGATTGGTTGAACATGGAGGAGTGTCAGGAAGAGAGTATACATTCTCATCAACAGCCGCAGGCGGAAACGTCTACGAAGTGGATGTTCTTGAGCCTGTCACGGTTAGCGATATTAAAGCAGAACTACAAAAGATGATCGATGAAAGGTACGTGCCAGTCTACATTGAAGATATGACCACACCTTACGAAGCTGTTGAAAGATATCAAACGGCACTTGATTTTGTTAATGAATACAACCATGCTTATATAGGTAACGGTCCTTTCAAGATGACCCAATATGATCCAACTGCACGTTTTGTTGAATTAACTGCTGTTAGAGATGAGAGGTACCCATTCGAACGTGGATACTGGAATGAGTACTTTGAAACCGTCAGACTTAATGTTGATAGTATAGAGCTTGCTTTTGCTGCTATAAGAGGGTTAGACCTGCCGGTTACGATCTATGTATCTGAAGTTCTTTACCCATACGATACATATTCCCCAGCTCCTCAAGGGGACGTGGAAGTTTCCTTGATCACACCGGAGGGTCCAAAAACTTTCAAGGCTGAAGTAGAAACAGCTGGAACATTTGTAGCAACTATACCTGGAGACGTGCTTAATACATTAGAACCTGGTACTTATGCGGTTGTAGTAACTGCAAGGTCGGAAGGAGCAATTCCATCCACTTATTCAACAACAATCGTTGTGTATTAA